CGCGAAACTCATGCGAAAACAAACGACCGGCTTCACGCTGCTCGAGTTGTTGGTCACGCTGATCATCATAGGTGCATTGGCGGGTATCGCAGTGCCGAGCTACAAGGACTACGTCCGCGACGCCAAGGTCTCGGAGGCAGCAAAGAACCTGCGCGACATGAGCGTGGGCATCCTGACCGAGCTCAACATCAACGGCGCCCCACCCGACGAGATCCACGGTGTGCCCTTGCAAGGCGGAACCGGGTTGAGCAACACCGGCGACGGTGCGGTCGAAGGCTACCGTTTCGACGGTGGCGGCACCCAGTACTGGCTGGTCGCTCGGCTATCGACTGACGTGGTCGAAAACGCCGGCAGCGTGTTTGCGCGGGAGATCCACGCGGGTTTCACGCGCCGCCCGGACGGCGAGTGGGTCAGCTTTTGCGGTACCTGGCGGGTTGGCTGGTCCATCGACGTGGGCTACCTCCCCTCCGGTTGCAACGACGAGAACGTCGAGGCCCTGCTCGCCGCTGCACGGAGCTAGTGGCGCACGGACAGTGGCGCACGGCCAGTGGCGCGCGCCCAGCGGCGCGTCGCAACCGCGGCTCAGTCGAGTTCGGGCACACCGCAGAGGAACTGGTCGACCAAGCCGGCGTCGACTTCGAGGTCGCGCGCGAGCCCACCGAGCACCGCCCGCTCGGCCTCGCTGGCGACCCCGTCGGAACACGCCACCGTCGCCAGGTCGCGCAACACTTGCAGCCGCCGACCGACACCAACCGCCTCCCGAACATCCTGTACCCGGCCCGGCAGCTCCGCTTCCAGGCGGCCGAGGTTGAGCGAATCGGAGTAGCTGTCGCTGCCGAAAAACCGTTCGAACACGGCAATCTCGTCGGCGGTGATCTGCCCGTCCGCGCTGGCCACCGCCAGCGCACCAGCGAACAACAGGCGTCGCATGCTCTCGTCGCCTTGCGTGCGCCCGTCGAGGTAGCTGGGCTCCATCAACCCCATCAGGGCCTGTACGCCCGCGTCGAGGTCGTCGAGTGAGCGCCCACCTGGCACGACGAGCTCGGACTCGTGGAACAGTTTGAGCGCGCGCACCCGCAACGGACTGAACGGGTGGGTCATGAACCAGTCGCCGGTCGGCGCGCCCGCCCCGGGCTCGGCGTCCTCGAGCTGCATGTCGTCGACCTGTGCCATGAAGGCGTCGAGGTCGAAATCGACGAGCGAGCCGGTCAGACCGGAGGCGAGCTTGAACAGCGCGCTGGACACACCAGTGAGGTCCTGGGCGCAGTGCGCCCCGGCGCGATCGGCCGAAATTTCCGCGTGCCGAGACCAGGCGGTGAGCTGCAGCGCGAGCTTCGGGTCTGGACGGCTCTGACCGCGCATCAAGTAGCCAATGGGAATGTCGTGGTGGCCGTAGAGGTAGTGGCCCAGCTCGTGCCCCATGACGAACTTGAACTCGGTGTCGTTGAATCCCTCGAGCAGGCTGGAACTGAACATGATGAACAGCCGGCCGTCCTCAGGCTTGACGCACATCGCATTGAATTGCGGGCTGGCAAACACGTAGAGCTCCACCGGGATGTCGACCCCGAGCGCTTCAATGCACGCATCGGACGTCTTGTGCATCGCCGGCGCCATGGACCGGCTCATGCGCACGGACGTCGCCAGCAGCCGCCGGCGTGTGCCCATCGGACCCTCGGCCTCCTGCCGCTCGATCATGTCGTTGACGCGCTTGACGGGCCGTTGCTGCAACAGGTCCTCGGCCATCCGTCGGTCCTGACGGGAGCGTATATCGTGTGCTGACATCGAGACTGTCCTCTGCGTTAGGTCACGGCGCGAGCGCCTGGATTGACGGTGAGTGTAGCGTGGCTGCCGCTGGCACAGGCACGCACAGCCAGTTTGGCCTGGATTTGCTCGCGCAGTTCCGGCACGTGGGAAATCACCCCGATCAGCCTGCCGCTGGACTGCAGATCGACCAGCGCCGACACCGCGAGGTCCAGCGCCTCGGGATCGAGTGACCCGAAACCCTCGTCGATGAACAGCGTGTCGAGTCGAATGCCGCCGGCGTGCGCCTGCACGACGTCCGAGAGTCCGAGCGCGAGCGCGAGCGCCGCGAGGAAACTCTCGCCACCCGACAGCGTGTCTGCCTGGCGCCGTCGCCCCGTGTGCGCGTCGTCGACGTCCAGGTCGAGGCCGGCTTGCCGTCCTCCGTGGGTTACGCCTTCACGCCGCACCAGGCGGTAGCGGCCCCGCGTCATGCGCAACAGCCGCTCATCGGCTGCGATCAGCACATCGTCCAGCAACACCGAGAGCACGAAGGACTGGAGGTTCAGGCGCAACGCATTCTGCCCGTTTGCCGCCTGGCTCAGCCTGCCGAGCACACGGTACCGGGACGTGACCGCTTCACGCTCGGACCGCAGCTTGGCCACGGTCTTGTCGGCCTGGTCGAGTTGCGCCAGCCGAGCCTGCACGGTTGCCAGCCGCGCGGCGCACGAATCGAACTCTTGCCGTGCGCTATCGACACGGCGTTGCAGGCGCTCGAGCGCCGGCGCCGGGCGCCCGTCGACAAGCGTGCGCAGCGCGCCCCGCTCGGCCTCCAGGTCGCGCAGCTGCTGTTCAAAGGCCAGCGATTCCGCGTGCAGCGCGTCTCGGCTGTCGAGCTTGCCGAGCGCCACGCGGAAGTCGTTCACCTCGGCAAAGGGACTGGCACTGAGCGCATGCAGCCAACTGGCCTCGTGCGACGCGCAGTCATGCTCGCGACGCATCCGCAGCGCCCGCAGGCTGTCGTGTCGGGCCGCTGCCTCGGCCAGACGCAGACCGGCGGTCTCGAGCGCCTGTTGCGCGCGAACGGACGCCGCTTCGATGGCCTCGCGCTCGGCGTTCACGGCCACAAGCCGCGCGAGGACCGCTGCACGCTCAGGGACAGCGTCGCCAAACGCCGCGACCAACTGCCGTTGTTGCTGCTGCGCTGCCGCAAGGACTTGCAACACCTGTCGGTGACGTTCATCGGCCGCACGCCGTGTGTCGCCAATCGCAACCAGCGCGTGTTCGGTCGACACCACGGCAGCGCGAGCCGTGTCCAGACCGGACGCCACCGTGCGCAGCTCGACCAGCTCGGTCTCGAGCGACCGCTGCGCGGTGTCATCGACACCCGCGGTGAGCACATCGAGGCCACGCTGCTGCTCGACCAGCGCGTCGATACGACTTTCGATGGCGCGGGTGTCGTGCACCGCATCGCGGTGGTTGACCGTGGCGTCCCGCTCGTTGCGGTGCAAGGCGTCGAGGTCGACCAGCGCGGGGTCGAGCAGCTCGCGCTGTGCGCCGGCCGGCTCGGGGTGGTCGCGGCTGCCACACACCGGGCACGGCGACTGTGGCGTCAGCGACGCGGCCAGTTCGAGCGCGTGCTGGGTCGCCGAAACGCGCTCACCCTGCTCGCGCAAGGCGGCCGCGCGCTCGAGCAGTTGCGCGGCCGTGCTCGCCTGCTGTCGCGCGCGGTCGAGTTCGCCGCGCTGGCGCTCAATGGCCTCACCTATCGACGCACGTTGCGCACGCGCCGCGGCCATCCGCGTCCATGAGTCCAACTGATTTCGCAGCTCCGGCACCCGGAGGGCGGCGCGCTCGGCCACGAGCACTGTGTCGCGCTGCGCTTGCAACGCCTCCACCAGCGCGGCGTGTTCCGTGTCGGCCAGGGTGCGCGCCCGTTCCGCGTCGACCACCTCGACGGCCGCGCGTTGCACATCGGCAGTGGCAGATTCAAGCGCCTCGAGTTGCGGCAACAGGCCCGCCATGCGCTGCGCTTCGGCAACCAGCCCGTCACGGCGCTCGTGGTCACGCTGCGCACCCGATGCCTGCGCCTCGGCCTCGGCCCGTGTGGCCTGGCTGCGCGCCAGCGCCGCGCTCTGCGCCTGTTCGTCTCGCGTGACGACGTCGAGGTCGGCGATCGCCTGTTGCCACGCCTGCCAGGTGGGCTGCAACGCGTCGACGGCCTCCAGTTCAACCAGCACGGCCTCGCGCTTCCGGTGCGCCGGCAACGCCAGCTGCGCCGTCCGGTGCGCGTCGTCGGCGACGCGCAGCGCCGCGTGCGCCGCAGCGAGACGTTCGGCGTCCGCCAACGCCTCGACCGCGGTGTGCAGAGCGGCCTCTGCCGCATGCCGCCGTTCACGCTGCGCGCCCGCCTCGAGCCGGGTCTCGGTGATCAGCGCATCAATGTCGCTTTCGGGCGGGAGTCCGATACTCTGCCAGGCCGCATCGAGCCGTATGCCGATGTCTCGATCGCGGCCTGCAAGCTCGCCACTGAGCCGTTTGAGCCGTTCGGCCACGTCCGAGTAGAGCGCGGTGCCGAAGAGGTTCTGCAGAATCGCCTGGCGGTCCTTCGATTCCGCCGTGAGCAAGCGCCGGAACTGCCCCTGGGGCAACACCATGACTTGCCGAAACTGCTCGACGGTCAAGCCGGTGAGCTGTGTGATCGCGGCGTTTGCATCGCCGACCTTGCGCGCGACCAGCACCGTTTCATCCGGGCCGTCCAACCGACAGAGTTCTGCAGTGGGTGCCTGCCGTGTGACACCGGTGCCGCGTTGACGCGGGCGCTCCTGCTCCGGCACTCGGCGAATGCGGTAGCGTGCGTCGCCCAACGCGAAGACCAGTTCCACCTCGGTCAGCACATCAGCCTGAGCGAAGTCGGAGCGCATCCGCCGCGCGTCGCGTTCCCCTCCGGTCGAGCGGTCGTAGAGCGCGTAGCAGATGGCATCGAGGATGGTGGTCTTGCCCGCCCCGGTGGTCCCCTCGATCAGAAACAGCGCAGCCGACCCCAGGCGCTCGAAATCGATCAGCTGCGGCTCGGCAAACGGCCCGAACGCGGTCATCCGCAGTTGCAGCGGCCGCACCTCAGCGGTCCTCGCGTGCCATGCCGTCGAGCACCTCGGCCAGTGCCGCGGTCTCCGTCGCGCTCAGCGCCTCACCGGTGACCGCCTGCATGAAACTGTCAAACAGCGGGACGACGCCGTGATCGCGATGCACAGCCGGCGCTGTGGGATTCCGCTCGGGCGCGAAACTCGGGCGCTCGAGGTGCAACACATGGGGGTACACAGCCCGCAGCCGTGGCATCGCATCGAGAATGGCACCGCGGTCGAGCAGGCGCACCGTGAGGTAGTGTTCGCGCGCTGCAGCACACGGCGAGGCAATCAACTCATCAAAATACCCCTCGATGCGCATGAGATCGCGGGTCGGCGTGAATGCCAAGTGCGTCACACTCACCTCGCCAGTGGCATCCATGTCAACCAGCGCTGCGCCCTTGGTGTGGCCGACTTCCGAAAAGGAGAACTTGCCGAGCGAGCCACTGTAGCGCACGGTGTTGCTGCCCACAGCCTGTGGTCGGTGCAAATGCCCGAGTGCGGCGTAGTCGAAGCCGGTAAAGCACTGCGCTTCCACGCGGTCGCTGCCGCCGATACTGAGCGGTCGCTCGGAGTCCGAGGCGTCGCCGCCGTCGACAAAGGCGTGTGCCATCGCAACCACGCGGCGCCCGGGCGGGTTGTCGGCGAGCGCCCGCTCACACACGTACGCGAGCACGGCATCGTGACTGGCGAAGGGCACCTCGAAAGCGGCCCGCGCAGCGGGCGGGTCCGTGTAGGGAAAGGCGTACACGGCGATGTCCCCGTGCGCATCCCGCAAGACCACCGGATCGAGCGCTCGCTCAAGCGTGGCGCGCACGTGCACTCCGGCAGCGGCGAGTTGCTGGGAGGCAAAGCCGATGCGCTCCGCACTGTCGTGGTTGCCAGGGATCAGGACAACCGGCACGTTCAG
The nucleotide sequence above comes from Pseudomonadota bacterium. Encoded proteins:
- a CDS encoding prepilin-type N-terminal cleavage/methylation domain-containing protein; its protein translation is MRKQTTGFTLLELLVTLIIIGALAGIAVPSYKDYVRDAKVSEAAKNLRDMSVGILTELNINGAPPDEIHGVPLQGGTGLSNTGDGAVEGYRFDGGGTQYWLVARLSTDVVENAGSVFAREIHAGFTRRPDGEWVSFCGTWRVGWSIDVGYLPSGCNDENVEALLAAARS
- a CDS encoding M48 family metallopeptidase is translated as MSAHDIRSRQDRRMAEDLLQQRPVKRVNDMIERQEAEGPMGTRRRLLATSVRMSRSMAPAMHKTSDACIEALGVDIPVELYVFASPQFNAMCVKPEDGRLFIMFSSSLLEGFNDTEFKFVMGHELGHYLYGHHDIPIGYLMRGQSRPDPKLALQLTAWSRHAEISADRAGAHCAQDLTGVSSALFKLASGLTGSLVDFDLDAFMAQVDDMQLEDAEPGAGAPTGDWFMTHPFSPLRVRALKLFHESELVVPGGRSLDDLDAGVQALMGLMEPSYLDGRTQGDESMRRLLFAGALAVASADGQITADEIAVFERFFGSDSYSDSLNLGRLEAELPGRVQDVREAVGVGRRLQVLRDLATVACSDGVASEAERAVLGGLARDLEVDAGLVDQFLCGVPELD
- a CDS encoding SMC family ATPase; its protein translation is MRPLQLRMTAFGPFAEPQLIDFERLGSAALFLIEGTTGAGKTTILDAICYALYDRSTGGERDARRMRSDFAQADVLTEVELVFALGDARYRIRRVPEQERPRQRGTGVTRQAPTAELCRLDGPDETVLVARKVGDANAAITQLTGLTVEQFRQVMVLPQGQFRRLLTAESKDRQAILQNLFGTALYSDVAERLKRLSGELAGRDRDIGIRLDAAWQSIGLPPESDIDALITETRLEAGAQRERRHAAEAALHTAVEALADAERLAAAHAALRVADDAHRTAQLALPAHRKREAVLVELEAVDALQPTWQAWQQAIADLDVVTRDEQAQSAALARSQATRAEAEAQASGAQRDHERRDGLVAEAQRMAGLLPQLEALESATADVQRAAVEVVDAERARTLADTEHAALVEALQAQRDTVLVAERAALRVPELRNQLDSWTRMAAARAQRASIGEAIERQRGELDRARQQASTAAQLLERAAALREQGERVSATQHALELAASLTPQSPCPVCGSRDHPEPAGAQRELLDPALVDLDALHRNERDATVNHRDAVHDTRAIESRIDALVEQQRGLDVLTAGVDDTAQRSLETELVELRTVASGLDTARAAVVSTEHALVAIGDTRRAADERHRQVLQVLAAAQQQQRQLVAAFGDAVPERAAVLARLVAVNAEREAIEAASVRAQQALETAGLRLAEAAARHDSLRALRMRREHDCASHEASWLHALSASPFAEVNDFRVALGKLDSRDALHAESLAFEQQLRDLEAERGALRTLVDGRPAPALERLQRRVDSARQEFDSCAARLATVQARLAQLDQADKTVAKLRSEREAVTSRYRVLGRLSQAANGQNALRLNLQSFVLSVLLDDVLIAADERLLRMTRGRYRLVRREGVTHGGRQAGLDLDVDDAHTGRRRQADTLSGGESFLAALALALGLSDVVQAHAGGIRLDTLFIDEGFGSLDPEALDLAVSALVDLQSSGRLIGVISHVPELREQIQAKLAVRACASGSHATLTVNPGARAVT
- a CDS encoding exonuclease SbcCD subunit D; translated protein: MRFLHTADWHLGRQLHSHPLLADQAEALEQLLGWVEAHRVDAVLMAGDVYDRSVPPADAVTLLSDTLDRLCGTLNVPVVLIPGNHDSAERIGFASQQLAAAGVHVRATLERALDPVVLRDAHGDIAVYAFPYTDPPAARAAFEVPFASHDAVLAYVCERALADNPPGRRVVAMAHAFVDGGDASDSERPLSIGGSDRVEAQCFTGFDYAALGHLHRPQAVGSNTVRYSGSLGKFSFSEVGHTKGAALVDMDATGEVSVTHLAFTPTRDLMRIEGYFDELIASPCAAAREHYLTVRLLDRGAILDAMPRLRAVYPHVLHLERPSFAPERNPTAPAVHRDHGVVPLFDSFMQAVTGEALSATETAALAEVLDGMAREDR